From Drosophila yakuba strain Tai18E2 chromosome 2L, Prin_Dyak_Tai18E2_2.1, whole genome shotgun sequence, one genomic window encodes:
- the LOC6526628 gene encoding glycoprotein-N-acetylgalactosamine 3-beta-galactosyltransferase 1, with the protein MTAKMKLRSQLHLLTGFMAGFVLAFVLLLYVYDVSRMTPCWSSTSTRSMATTAGFVDEPQPRVLCMVLTCPENVQSLARSVYETWGRRCSRLIFASSEDYEPLGVVQVVEPAGGGYEDLWNKTREGFRHVWQHYAGDYDWFLKADDDTYVVMENLQHLLRGFDPDTPVFFGYKMSRYNVSYMSGGASYILSREALHRFATQAYESEVICPQPKKMGIEDFYMGICLQNVGVHFVDSTQALDGDTKPKFMPLDLENYMSDGNYTIPDWLRLMSLSSVETGLGCCSNYSVAFHYASRERMFLYEFLIYHLKVFDSNQISESRHRSRLSLSDLARRFPLEDNSHIKDLLQMSEKPNNF; encoded by the exons ATGACGGCCAAGATGAAGTTGCGCTCCCAGCTGCATCTGCTCACGGGTTTCATGGCGGGATTCGTGCTGGCCTTCGTGCTCCTCCTCTACGTCTACGATGTCAGCCGGATGACGCCCTGCTGGAGCAGTACCTCCACCAGATCCATGGCCACAACGGCCGGTTTTGTGGATGAACCACAACCGCGCGTACTGTGCATGGTGCTCACCTGTCCGGAGAACGTGCAGAGCCTGGCCAGGAGTGTCTACGAGACGTGGGGCCGGCGCTGCAGTCGCCTGATCTTCGCCAGCAGCGAGGACTACGAGCCACTGGGCGTGGTCCAGGTGGTGGAGCCAGCAGGCGGTGGCTACGAGGATCTGTGGAACAAAACGCGCGAGGGATTCCGCCACGTTTGGCAGCACTACGCCGGCGACTACGATTGGTTCCTCAAGGCGGACGATGATAC TTACGTGGTCATGGAGAATCTGCAGCATCTGCTCCGTGGCTTCGATCCGGATACGCCCGTCTTCTTTGGCTACAAGATGTCGCGATACAATGTG AGTTATATGTCCGGCGGTGCCTCGTACATTTTGAGTCGTGAGGCGCTCCATCGGTTTGCAACACAAGCCTACGAATCCGAGGTGATTTGTCCGCAGCCCAAGAAGATGGGCATCGAGGACTTTTACATGGGAATATGTCTGCAGAATGTGGGCGTCCACTTCGTCGACTCCACACAGGCCTTGGATGGAGACACGAAACCAAAGTTTATGCCCCTGGATCTGGAGAACTATATGTCGGATGGCAATTACACCATTCCGGATTGGTTGCGCCTGATGAGTCTATCTTCAGTTGAAACT GGCTTGGGATGCTGTTCCAACTATTCGGTGGCCTTTCATTATGCCAGTCGAGAGCGCATGTTCCTCTACGAGTTTCTAATCTATCATCTGAAAGTATTCGATTCTAACCAGATTTCTGAAAGCCGACACAGAAGTCGATTGAGCTTATCTGATTTAGCGAGACGATTTCCCCTGGAAGATAACTCCCATATAAAAGACTTGCTGCAAATGTCTGAGAAACCTAataatttttga
- the LOC6526629 gene encoding uncharacterized protein LOC6526629 produces the protein MAAKFFALLSLALLAAGQAEYNYNEKSAKAASPSERSASSSGEDFLSDYHTPSNNALNSEATPDGYDYVAPARNQFAAGSRTASVQASNLLQNAASAANAEAVLLPSPLPILRHEQNSEVVSSAQQQQEQQQLAPSIQQQQSDSVVVSSVLRQQQEPEVFPPASYSFNYAVNDESTGDIKEHSETRDGYVVRGFYSLVDPDGYKRTVTYTADDVHGFNAVVNRVPYALKAVVVPVVKVAQPTPFVARDERSKSVDVIRSSGAAAATGVSAAPGVSGAAGTVLRSGAVAGSGSSSGTVAGSQVTSTFAEDSYANAPRGLDASGGPYA, from the exons ATGGCAGCCAAG TTTTTTGCCCTGCTGTCTCTGGCACTTTTGGCCGCTGGCCAAGCGGAGTACAACTACAACGAGAAGTCCGCAAAGGCGGCCAGCCCATCGGAACGCAGTGCATCCAGTTCTGGCGAGGATTTCCTAAGCGACTACCACACGCCCAGCAACAATGCGCTGAATTCGGAGGCCACGCCCGATGGCTATGACTACGTGGCGCCCGCCAGAAATCAGTTCGCCGCCGGCAGCCGTACGGCCAGTGTCCAGGCCTCCAATCTTCTCCAGAATGCGGCCAGCGCTGCCAATGCCGAAGCCGTGCTGCTGCCCTCACCGCTGCCCATCCTCCGCCACGAGCAGAACTCGGAGGTGGTGTCGTccgcacagcagcagcaggaacagcagcagctagCTCCATCCAttcagcaacagcagtcgGATTCGGTGGTGGTCAGCTCCGTTCTgcgccagcagcaggagccaGAGGTCTTTCCGCCCGCCAGCTACAGCTTCAACTATGCCGTGAACGACGAGAGCACCGGCGACATCAAGGAGCACAGCGAGACCCGGGATGGCTATGTGGTGCGTGGATTCTACAGCCTCGTCGATCCCGATGGCTACAAGCGCACCGTGACCTACACGGCGGATGATGTGCATGGCTTCAATGCGGTGGTCAACCGGGTGCCCTATGCCCTAAAGGCGGTGGTTGTTCCTGTGGTTAAGGTGGCGCAGCCCACTCCATTTGTGGCTCGGGATGAGCGCTCCAAGTCTGTGGATGTTATTCGCTCCTcgggagcagcagctgcaacaggaGTATCAGCAGCACCAGGAGTATCAGGTGCAGCAGGAACTGTCCTGCGATCTGGAGCTGTTGCCGGTTCCGGCTCATCTTCGGGCACCGTTGCCGGATCCCAAGTGACCAGCACCTTCGCCGAGGACAGCTACGCCAATGCTCCGCGTGGCCTGGACGCCTCCGGCGGTCCCTACGCCTGA
- the LOC6526630 gene encoding glycoprotein-N-acetylgalactosamine 3-beta-galactosyltransferase 1 produces MGVRPHRKRLELMLMVLIGLAWGLLLSELMKRTRWQNRSDRLKEESSPFPSSQRSRILATPPTTAPPTTSPPPDILAARLFNETRVLCMVLTSPKTHHTRAIHIKRTWGGRCNKLIFMSTKADRELGSVALNVREGYSNLWPKTRAALQYVYKHHFQKYDWFLKADDDTYVIMENLRAFLHAYDFREPVYFGNKFRQHVKEGYMSGGAGYVLSKMALHRLVKLGFGNSSICTSRNYGYEDVELGRCLAGVGVVGGDSRDEHGLSRFIPFSPLHWYPLPPEWYQPLLYYTAPDNSSDCCSNTAISFHYNNAQEFYVLEYIIYKLRVFGLNRELGQLPKKETNSRPTLIHFQAKTAELDQNALNKLVPGKNVTKPNYRTKNTSKFKK; encoded by the exons ATGGGAGTGCGGCCGCATCGAAAGCGTCTGGagctgatgctgatggtgctgATCGGTCTGGCTTGGGGATTACTGCTGTCCGAGCTGATGAAGCGCACTCGCTGGCAGAATCGCTCCGATCGGCTGAAGGAGGAGAGCAGTCCTTTTCCAAGCAGCCAGCGGAGCAGGATCCTAGCCACGCCACCCACCACTGCTCCTCCGACTACAAGTCCACCGCCGGACATCCTGGCCGCGCGGCTCTTCAACGAGACACGTGTCCTGTGCATGGTGCTGACCAGTCCGAAGACGCACCACACCCGGGCCATTCACATCAAACGCACGTGGGGTGGGCGCTGCAACAAGCTGATCTTCATGAGCACCAAGGCGGACAGGGAACTGGGATCGGTGGCGCTCAACGTGAGGGAGGGCTACTCCAATCTGTGGCCCAAGACACGGGCAGCGCTGCAGTACGTCTATAAGCACCACTTCCAGAAGTACGACTGGTTCCTGAAGGCCGACGATGACAC CTATGTTATCATGGAGAACCTGCGCGCCTTTCTACACGCCTACGATTTCAGGGAACCGGTTTATTTTGGAAACAAGTTTCGCCAGCATGTCAAAGAG GGTTACATGTCGGGAGGAGCGGGCTATGTGCTGAGCAAGATGGCCCTGCACCGGCTGGTGAAACTGGGCTTTGGAAACAGCAGCATCTGCACCAGTCGCAACTACGGCTACGAGGACGTGGAACTGGGACGCTGTCTGGCGGGAGTGGGCGTCGTGGGCGGTGATTCCCGGGATGAGCATGGTTTAAGTCGCTTCATTCCCTTCTCACCACTGCACTGGTATCCCCTGCCGCCGGAGTGGTACCAGCCACTGCTCTACTACACAGCACCAGAT AACTCCAGTGACTGCTGCTCAAACACGGCCATCTCGTTTCACTACAACAACGCACAGGAGTTCTACGTGCTCGAGTATATTATCTACAAGCTGCGAGTTTTTGGCTTAAATAGGGAACTGGGTCAATTGCCAAAAAAGGAAACCAATTCCAGGCCAACTTTGATTCACTTTCAAGCCAAAACGGCTGAACTTGACCAAAACGCTCTTAACAAACTGGTGCCAGGCAAAAACGTCACAAAACCAAATTACAGAACTAAGAACACTTCCAAGTTTAAGAAATAA
- the LOC6526631 gene encoding uncharacterized protein LOC6526631, which translates to MKLRDLLRLLALSFVFWLIVLEVIIFCNSTTFDNLLELVQTPYKETVNSYEVGLRSEHWDDDRIARILQAKVRVHCLVYMDRSDYKFGAQKAGHIAKTWARRCPRLTIVNQRNMTLLQAYRQIYVECHNELDWLLVVYLDSYVIMENLRHLLAQYSPSEEIYFSASHAAYVYAHVGQVSTTDYIFSSEALEQLATRSCLRNEIFFRECLTRMRKGPSEWLLPFKVRHELIPYSLRNSFWLWPCSFRFVYHNQSWESCFGGAVLLPYSRAMQMYVLEFYLYHLRPYGHVNPLPELGSPDPLMKIASRPQDDELAKLMYKSVRIICLVLTWPMKYMSGARAISETWGRHCNRVIYYGSSTRTTVSGLEIVGLNGTDTRSKLWGKTKAAFRHAYRNYGHEADWFYKADDDTYAIMENMRKLLKPYSPDKPIHFGSPFKLGSTLYMSGGAGYVLSKKAVELLNLGAAENCLPGDVGTEDYVMGQCLRLLDVQAGDSRDLLGRQRFFSLPLEHFLIPNRDNEGFWLQDYLYQTSGTGMECCSTYSISIHNVSPYEMHFLDTILFKRRPYGLIAGHPPRRKLNKNGLRKQQYNI; encoded by the exons ATGAAGCTACGGGATTTATTGCGCCTGCTGGCACTGTCCTTTGTTTTCTGGCTCATCGTACTGGAGGTGATCATATTCTGCAACAGCACCACCTTCGACAATCTACTCGAGTTGGTCCAAACGCCGTACAAGGAGACGGTCAACTCCTATGAGGTTGGTCTGCGCAGCGAGCACTGGGACGATGATCGCATTGCGCGAATTCTTCAGGCGAAGGTCCGCGTCCATTGCCTAGTTTATATGGACCGATCGGACTACAAGTTCGGTGCCCAGAAGGCAGGGCATATAGCGAAAACTTGGGCTCGTCGCTGCCCTCGACTGACCATTGTAAACCAAAGAAATATGACGCTGTTGCAGGCATATCGCCAGATTTACGTGGAATGCCACAATGAGCTCGACTGGCTGCTGGTGGTGTACTTGGACTCGTATGTGATCATGGAGAATCTGCGCCACCTGCTGGCTCAGTACTCGCCCTCGGAGGAGATCTACTTCAGTGCCTCACATGCCGCCTATGTGTACGCCCATGTGGGTCAGGTGTCCACCACGGATTACATCTTCAGTAGCGAGGCACTGGAGCAGCTGGCCACCAGGAGCTGTCTGCGAAACGAGATCTTCTTCAGGGAGTGCTTGACGCGGATGAGGAAGGGTCCCAGCGAGTGGCTCCTGCCCTTTAAGGTTCGGCATGAGCTGATCCCCTACAGCCTGCGCAACAGCTTCTGGCTGTGGCCCTGCTCCTTTCGATTTGTTTACCACAATCAG AGCTGGGAGAGCTGCTTTGGAGGAGCAGTCCTCCTTCCGTACAGCCGCGCCATGCAAATGTATGTCCTGGAGTTTTATCTCTACCACCTGCGTCCCTATGGTCACGTAAATCCCCTGCCGGAACTGGGCTCTCCCGATCCTCTGATGAAGATAGCATCTAGACCGCAGGACGATGAGCTGGCCAAGTTGATGTACAAGTCGGTGAGGATTATCTGCTTGGTGCTGACCTGGCCCATGAAGTACATGAGTGGCGCGCGGGCAATTAGTGAGACTTGGGGTCGTCACTGCAACCGAGTGATATACTATGGCAGCTCCACTCGAACTACTGTTTCTGGGTTGGAAATTGTGGGTCTGAATGGCACCGATACGCGCAGTAAATTGTGGGGCAAGACAAAGGCCGCGTTTCGCCATGCGTACAGAAACTATGGCCACGAGGCGGATTGGTTCTACAAGGCGGATGACGATACCTATGCCATCATGGAGAATATGCGCAAGCTGCTGAAACCCTACTCACCCGACAAACCCATTCACTTTGGCTCCCCCTTCAAGCTGGGATCCACCCTCTACATGTCCGGAGGCGCCGGCTACGTTCTGAGCAAAAAAGCCGTGGAGCTATTGAATCTGGGCGCCGCCGAGAACTGCCTGCCAGGTGATGTGGGCACCGAGGACTATGTGATGGGCCAGTGCCTGCGGCTATTGGATGTCCAGGCCGGGGATTCCAGAGATCTGCTGGGACGCCAGCGGTTCTTCTCGCTGCCGCTGGAGCACTTCCTCATACCGAATCGCGATAATGAGGGCTTCTGGCTGCAGGATTACCTGTATCAAACGTCTGGAACG GGAATGGAATGCTGCTCCACCTATTCGATTTCCATACACAACGTCTCTCCCTACGAAATGCACTTTCTGGACACGATTTTGTTTAAAAGACGACCATATGGACTTATTGCTGGTCATCCTCCTCGAAGAAAACTCAATAAAAATGGTCTGAGGAAACAGCAGTATAATATATAA
- the LOC6526632 gene encoding phenoloxidase-activating factor 2: MWRGVILISCCLWTVSEAGAPCGLQMECVPKGLCKSGAWNQNLCQNSETCCHTSQMLVVGAPINCGRSNPNGLDPTAAVAADQAKPNQFPWTVALMQNMIDFFGAGTLVTENVVITAAHLVQDKTINDFVILGGAWDINQLYSKTIRLRTAARIVVHPGFSNITGINNIALIVLAISYEITPHIAPICWPTPGVSFDRERCLVAGWGKQNPLAKSYSHKQKRIELPVVSRSTCELLLRRTALGRNFQLDPSLLCAGGEKGRDACRGDGGSPLMCPILGQPTLYEFAGIVNGGLSCGQQNVPALYTNISHMRPWIEKQLNDELNKPYKTFPIYDISYD, from the exons ATGTGGCGAGGAGTTATACTAATCAGCTGCTGTCTCTGGACGGTTAGCGAGGCAGGAGCACCATGTGGCCTCCAGATGGAGTGCGTGCCCAAAGGACTGTGCAAGTCGGGCGCCTGGAATCAAAACCTGTGCCAGAACTCGGAAACCTGCTGTCACACTTCTCAAATG TTAGTTGTCGGTGCTCCGATTAACTGCGGCAGGAGCAATCCCAATGGCCTGGATCCCACAGCAGCAGTGGCCGCTGATCAGGCGAAACCCAATCAGTTCCCTTGGACGGTGGCTCTGATGCAGAACATGATCGACTTCTTTGGCGCGGGAACTCTGGTCACCGAAAACGTGGTGATCACCGCTGCCCACCTGGTGCAAGATAAGACCATCAATGATTTTGTGATCCTCGGCGGCGCTTGGGACATAAACCAGCTGTACAGCAAAACGATTCGGTTGCGAACTGCGGCCAGGATTGTAGTGCATCCGGGTTTCAGTAACATAACCGGGATAAACAACATAGCCCTAATCGTGCTGGCTATTTCGTACGAGATCACGCCGCACATTGCACCCATCTGCTGGCCCACGCCCGGAGTGTCCTTCGATCGGGAACGCTGCCTGGTGGCCGGTTGGGGCAAGCAGAATCCCCTGGCCAAGAGCTATTCGCACAAGCAGAAGCGCATCGAGCTGCCCGTCGTGAGCCGGTCCACTTGCGAGTTGCTATTGCGGAGAACGGCTCTGGGCCGCAACTTTCAGCTGGACCCCAGTCTTCTCTGTGCGGGCGGGGAGAAGGGGCGGGATGCCTGCCGGGGCGACGGTGGATCCCCGCTAATGTGTCCCATTCTCGGACAGCCGACGCTCTACGAGTTCGCGGGCATTGTGAACGGTGGCTTGTCCTGCGGACAGCAGAATGTGCCTGCCCTGTACACGAACATCTCGCACATGAGGCCGTGGATTGAGAAGCAACTCAATGACGAACTCAATAAGCCGTACAAGACATTTCCCATCTATGATATATCCTATGACTAA
- the LOC6526633 gene encoding phenoloxidase-activating factor 2, whose protein sequence is MSQLWAFALLLFVGFILSSSASHMCLSSNLCVPRENCREEEPFFDFSSTIICTDAEVCCEKSNVIGMSISAAQYPVHTSNPNGLDENTRIYNDRSKPNQFPFVMALFGKGIYLGGGSLITPGLVLTAAHILVRFFPHDITVRAAAWDLSSSENVAPPLDRQVIRILPHEAFNYSSGANNLALLFLDSPFELGAKVQTISLPIPGTSFAQRICTVAGWGRRSLADTEVQPIQQKVDLPVVDNSKCQRQLRKTILGSDYQLPPSLMCAGGEEGRDVCLQFGGSALFCSMGGNPKRYEQAGIVSFGIGCGQRNVPGTFTQVSRFREWINPHLEQVLSVLI, encoded by the exons ATGTCGCAACTCTGGGCCTTTGCTTTGCTTCTCTTTGTGGGCTTCATCCTGTCCAGCAGTGCATCACACATGTGCCTGAGCTCCAATCTATGTGTTCCCAGGGAAAATTGTCGCGAGGAGGAGCCTTTCTTCGACTTCAGTTCCACAATCATTTGCACCGACGCAGAAGTGTGCTGCGAAAAGTCAAATGTG ATCGGCATGAGTATAAGTGCTGCACAATATCCAGTGCACACGAGTAATCCAAATGGTTTGGACGAAAACACCAGGATATATAATGACCGAAGCAAGCCGAATCAATTTCCCTTTGTGATGGCATTGTTCGGCAAGGGCATTTACCTCGGAGGGGGATCTCTGATTACCCCGGGTCTGGTGCTAACCGCTGCCCACATCTTGGTGCGTTTTTTCCCCCATGATATCACGGTGAGAGCTGCCGCTTGGGATCTGTCATCCAGTGAGAATGTAGCTCCACCGTTGGATCGCCAAGTGATTAGGATCCTGCCGCATGAGGCATTTAACTACAGCAGCGGAGCCAACAACTTGGCGCTTCTCTTTTTGGATTCGCCTTTCGAGTTGGGGGCCAAAGTCCAGACCATATCCTTACCCATTCCGGGCACGAGTTTTGCGCAAAGGATCTGCACGGTCGCCGGTTGGGGTAGGAGATCATTAGCCGACACTGAAGTTCAACCCATCCAACAGAAGGTCGACTTGCCCGTAGTCGATAACTCGAAATGCCAGAGACAGCTGAGAAAAACTATACTGGGTTCGGACTACCAGTTGCCCCCCAGCTTGATGTGTGCCGGCGGAGAGGAGGGCAGAGATGTCTGCCTCCAGTTCGGAGGATCCGCCCTCTTCTGCTCCATGGGAGGGAATCCCAAACGCTACGAGCAGGCGGGCATCGTAAGCTTTGGCATTGGATGCGGCCAGAGAAATGTTCCCGGCACCTTCACCCAGGTGTCCAGGTTCAGGGAGTGGATCAATCCGCACCTGGAGCAAGTGCTTAGCGTGCTAATTTAG
- the LOC6526634 gene encoding glycoprotein-N-acetylgalactosamine 3-beta-galactosyltransferase 1, whose amino-acid sequence MQQKECVFLDRSNHSQLVTTTPSTARPVLFLLLGIGIGYLITQVLVWPIMELKSHTNRTARWTELDIDLTEEVRVLCYVYTQPTNHKTQAKAVWETWGRRCNKLIFFSSRTDVNLSETVALPVSPNYRESWLKTKMALKYLHEHHLNEADWFLEADDETFVVMENLRYMVYPYSPQLAIYFGSPGTVMSRAALRRLVEVSLPNPAKCEPRDEGATAGKLRECLENVNVRAGSTYDSKGRRRMHLIEPQARSNLFLRYDPNSWFWKFLIYRTQDGIFAWSNYAVSFHYVHHHYIHCFEYMIYRLRSFGRKQIEESLPAKFYTADEEVTGAHPMGAEPEVPADYAY is encoded by the exons ATGCAGCAGAAGGAGTGTGTTTTTCTGGATCGGAGCAATCATTCCCAGCTGGTTACAACGACGCCATCAACCGCTCGTCCAGTGCTTTTCCTGCTCCTGGGCATTGGGATTGGCTATCTAATCACCCAGGTGCTTGTGTGGCCCATAATGGAACTCAAATCGCACACGAATCGCACGGCAAGATGGACTGAACTGGACATTGACTTGACCGAAGAGGTGCGAGTCCTGTGCTATGTGTACACACAGCCCACTAATCACAAGACGCAGGCCAAAGCCGTTTGGGAAACTTGGGGCAGGAGGTGCAACAAGCTGATCTTCTTTAGCAGCCGCACTGATGTCAATCTATCGGAAACTGTGGCCCTGCCCGTTAGTCCCAACTACCGGGAATCTTGGCTGAAAACGAAGATGGCCCTGAAGTACCTGCATGAGCACCACCTCAACGAAGCCGATTGGTTTCTGGAGGCCGACGACGAGACGTTCGTGGTAATGGAGAACCTGCGATACATGGTCTATCCCTACAGTCCACAGTTGGCCATCTACTTCGGCTCACCGGGCACTGTGATGAGTCGTGCTGCACTGCGCCGCTTAGTGGAGGTATCCCTGCCCAATCCTGCCAAGTGCGAGCCAAGGGATGAGGGTGCCACCGCAGGCAAGTTGAGGGAGTGCCTCGAGAATGTGAATGTGCGGGCGGGCAGCACCTACGACTCCAAGGGACGCAGGCGCATGCATCTCATCGAGCCGCAGGCCAGATCCAATCTGTTTCTGCGCTATGACCCAAACTCCTGGTTCTGGAAGTTCCTCATCTACAGAACGCAAGAT GGAATTTTCGCTTGGTCCAACTATGCGGTTTCGTTTCATTACGTTCATCATCACTATATCCACTGTTTCGAGTATATGATCTACAGACTAAGGAGTTTTGGTCGAAAACAGATTGAAGAATCACTGCCAGCTAAGTTTTATACCGCCGACGAGGAAGTGACAGGAGCACATCCTATGGGTGCTGAGCCAGAAGTTCCAGCTGACTACGCTTATTAA
- the LOC6526635 gene encoding ankyrin repeat domain-containing protein 29: MSLKKETPSDVQLHMAAMRGDEVALLRVLDSGKVHVDCKDEDGTTPLILAAAGGHTYCVMELLDQGADPNSRRLTGTTPLFFAAQGGHLDVVKILIKAGASVDTPSADGGTPLFVACQGGHVKIVRELLDCGANVNAHMKDRATPVFISAQNGHRTVLALLIQAGAEIDIKRIDGATPLWIAAQMGQDHICKVLLQNGANVDTVRCDGATPLFKAAHKGHAAVITVLLKYRPNLGQLPNGESALHAAAMFGHMTVCKQLVAAGSDVLLKNQDGLTALQLAHQQKYTSICDYLQERIRTMVARSAKAMVTSGVSSTVKTMSA; encoded by the exons ATGTCGCTTAAG AAGGAGACGCCCTCGGATGTGCAACTGCACATGGCAGCCATGAGGGGAGATGAGGTGGCTCTTCTTCGCGTCCTGGACAGCGGCAAGGTGCACGTGGACTGCAAGGATGAG GATGGAACCACCCCGCTGATTTTGGCTGCTGCCGGCGGTCACACTTACTGCGTGATGGAGCTGCTCGATCAGGGAGCCGATCCGAACTCGCGTCGTCTCACGGGCACCACGCCCCTTTTCTTTGCCGCCCAAGGCGGTCACCTGGACGTGGTGAAGATCCTGATAAAGGCGGGCGCCAGCGTGGACACGCCCTCCGCGGATGGCGGCACGCCCCTTTTTGTGGCCTGCCAGGGCGGGCACGTGAAGATCGTTCGCGAGCTGCTGGACTGCGGAGCGAATGTGAATGCGCACATGAAG GATCGAGCCACGCCGGTATTTATCTCCGCCCAGAATGGCCATCGCACAGTTCTGGCGCTGCTGATACAGGCTGGTGCCGAGATCGATATCAAGCGGATAGACGGCGCCACGCCCCTTTGGATAGCCGCCCAGATGGGCCAGGATCACATCTGCAAGGTGCTGCTCCAGAATGGCGCCAATGTGGACACCGTGCGCTGCGACGGCGCCACGCCCCTCTTCAAGGCGGCTCACAAGGGCCATGCCGCCGTCATCACCGTGCTGCTCAAATACCGCCCCAATCTCGGCCAGCTGCCCAACGGGGAGTCCGCACTGCATGCCGCGGCCATGTTCGGCCACATGACCGTCTGCAAGCAGCTGGTGGCCGCCGGCAGCGATGTCCTGCTGAAGAACCAGGACGGTCTGACGGCCCTGCAGCTGGCGCACCAGCAAAAGTACACCTCCATCTGTGATTATCTCCAGGAACGCATCCGGACGATGGTGGCGCGCAGCGCCAAGGCAATGGTCACGTCCGGAGTGTCGTCCACGGTCAAGACGATGTCGGCGTAA
- the LOC6526636 gene encoding 40S ribosomal protein S21, with protein sequence MENDAGENVDLYVPRKCSASNRIIHAKDHASVQLSIVDVDPETGRQTDGSKTYAICGEIRRMGESDDCIVRLAKKDGIITKNF encoded by the exons ATGGAGAACGACGCCGGTGAGAATGTTGATCTGTACGTGCCCCGCAAGTG CTCGGCGTCCAACAGGATCATCCATGCCAAGGACCACGCCTCCGTGCAGCTGAGCATCGTTGATGTGGACCCCGAGACCGGTCGCCAGACCGACGGCTCCAAGACCTACGCCATCTGCGGCGAGATCCGTCGCATGGGCGAGTCCGACGACTGCATTGTGCGTCTGGCCAAGAAGGACGGCATCATTACCAA GAACTTCTAA